A genomic region of Zea mays cultivar B73 chromosome 6, Zm-B73-REFERENCE-NAM-5.0, whole genome shotgun sequence contains the following coding sequences:
- the LOC103630297 gene encoding ruBisCO large subunit-binding protein subunit alpha, chloroplastic has product MASANAISTASLLRPLSQGRATRSQRFVVRANAKDIAFDQKSRAALQAGVEKLANAVGVTLGPRGRNVVLDEYGNPKVVNDGVTIARAIELYDPMENAGAALIREVASKTNDSAGDGTTTASVLAREIIKLGLLSVTSGANPVSLKKGIDKTVQGLIQELENKSRPVKGGGDIKAVASISAGNDEFIGSMIAEAIDKVGPDGVLSIESSSSFETTVEVEEGMEIDRGYISPQFVTNLEKSIVEFENAKVLITDQKITSIKEILPILEKTTQLRAPLFIIAEDITGEALATLVVNKLRGILNVAAIKAPSFGERRKAVLQDIAIVTGAEFLAKDLGLLVENATEEQLGTARKVTIHQTTTTLIADAASKDEIQARIAQLKKELAETDSVYDTEKLAERIAKLAGGVAVIKVGAATETELEDRQLRIEDAKNATFAAIEEGIVPGGGAAYVHLSTVVPKIKEAIEDPDERLGADIIQKALVAPASLIAHNAGVEGEVVVEKIKESDWEVGYNAMTDKYENLMEAGVIDPAKVTRCALQNAASVAGMVLTTQAIVVEKPKPKPQVAEPPEGALTV; this is encoded by the exons GTCACAGCGGTTCGTGGTGCGTGCGAACGCCAAAGACATTGCCTTTGACCAGAAATCCAGGGCAGCGCTGCAGGCCGGCGTCGAGAAGCTCGCAAACGCCGTCGGTGTCACCCTCGGGCCACGAG GGAGGAATGTGGTGCTCGATGAGTACGGAAACCCTAAAGTTGTGAATGATGGAGTCACTATTGCCCGTGCTATTGAGCTGTATGATCCAATGGAAAATGCTGGTGCAGCATTGATTCGTGAG GTTGCTAGCAAGACCAATGATTCAGCTGGTGATGGGACTACAACTGCGTCCGTCCTTGCTCGTGAAATCATCAAGCTAGGCCTTCTGAGTGTAACATCTGGTGCAAATCCTGTATCACTAAAGAAAGGAATAGACAAAACTGTGCAGGGCCTAATTCAGGAGCTTGAGAATAAGTCTAGACCAGTCAAGGGTGGTGGTGATATCAAAG CTGTTGCATCTATCTCTGCTGGCAATGATGAATTTATCGGATCCATGATTGCTGAAGCAATTGACAAAGTGGGGCCTGATGGTGTTCTATCAATTGAATCCTCCTCATCTTTTGAGACCACTGTTGAAGTTGAAGAAGGAATGGAG ATTGACCGAGGTTATATTTCCCCACAATTTGTGACAAACCTCGAGAAATCAATTGTGGAGTTTGAGAATGCTAAGGTTCTTATTACTGATCAGAAGATCACAAGCATAAAGGAAATTCTTCCAATTTTGGAGAAGACCACACAGCTGAGAGCCCCTCTGTTCATTATTGCTGAGGACATTACTGGTGAAGCTTTGGCAACTCTTGTTGTTAACAAGCTTCGAGGAATTCTCAATGTTGCAGCGATTAAGGCTCCAAGTTTTGGTGAGCGGCGGAAGGCTGTACTTCAGGACATTGCCATCGTCACAG GTGCTGAGTTCCTAGCAAAAGATCTTGGTTTGTTGGTTGAAAATGCTACAGAGGAACAACTTGGCACAGCAAGGAAAGTCACGATACATCAGACTACAACAACCCTCATAGCAGATGCAGCCAGTAAAGATGAGATCCAGGCGAGGATTGCACAACTGAAGAAGGAGCTTGCTGAGACTGATTCAGTTTATGATACTGAGAAATTGGCCGAGAGAATTGCTAAGCTTGCCGGTGGTGTTGCTGTTATCAAGGTTGGAGCTGCAACTGAGACTGAGCTTGAGGACCGGCAGCTAAGAATTGAGGATGCAAAAAATGCCACTTTTGCAGCTATAGAGGAGGGCATTGTTCCAGGAGGTGGTGCGGCATATGTGCACCTATCTACGGTTGTCCCTAAGATCAAAGAAGCAATTGAGGACCCTGATGAGCGGCTTGGCGCTGATATTATTCAAAAG GCATTGGTAGCACCTGCTTCATTGATTGCACACAATGCTGGAGTAGAGGGTGAAGTGGTTGTCGAGAAGATCAAGGAGAGCGATTGGGAGGTGGGCTACAATGCAATGACTGACAAGTACGAGAACCTGATGGAGGCTGGTGTGATCGACCCTGCCAAGGTGACCAGGTGTGCGCTCCAGAATGCGGCCTCAGTAGCTGGAATGGTCCTAAccacgcaggccattgttgttgaGAAGCCAAAGCCGAAGCCTCAAGTGGCAGAGCCACCGGAGGGAGCCCTTACCGTTTAA